A portion of the Musa acuminata AAA Group cultivar baxijiao chromosome BXJ1-1, Cavendish_Baxijiao_AAA, whole genome shotgun sequence genome contains these proteins:
- the LOC104000102 gene encoding glycosyltransferase family 92 protein Os08g0121900, with translation MRYNQMECFVEQLADTVKFQKLTPSLSTSHQNNTIHRLGAITKRARSHKSQVTDGQHLASPPPPPPPPLSLSLCGDSSLPYNHRFRSRHTRWYPLSNGLLAYEWLLVARERTRRFGSGASLQTLPGVLRSSMKGRRRAGGGRAWARGSSASSSWFALVAFLCCPLFATVAFSTFRIFGVSFRPVLLPTWQTSVINAVATDHSFLRRESISATATATATIAAKRGSNNPSSIRIQEAISFPDQVLVFLQFSSSLPRLDLVCLYYPPSNPTTSSSSPVADLRLPAIIPSFPTSFIRCPLAPRGFSISLSPDLPLLKPRPWDHLTYAAFLDPHDNSTVVFAKGFNLRPARLSDPSRYVCVFGWNFAKPKYLLTSPALTAAQEIIRCNTPPSVLLRFRSQSEPNPPLVSVKTKGRGAITLPSVARPETLRLSSRKNRHTMCVCTMMRNQARFLPEWIIYHSLIGVERWFIYDNDSDDDIEQVIESLGMSNYVVSRHLWPWVKTQEAGFAHCALRARGYCEWVGFIDVDEFLYLPTNFTLHDVLQNYSSMPWIGELRTACYSFGPSGRKTKPPEGVMVGYTCRLGAPERHKSIVRPEVLNPSLINVVHHFHLKEGMRYVNMEKGLIVINHYKYQVWEVFKEKFYRRVATYVADWQNEENVGSKDRAPGLGTKAVEPSDWSSRFCEVNDTGLRDWVSIAFIDPQTGLLPWQKGRNLI, from the exons ATGCGTTACAATCAGATGGAATGTTTCGTCGAACAGCTCGCGGATACCGTTAAATTTCAAAAGCTAACCCCGTCATTAAGCACATCGCACCAAAACAACACAATCCATCGGCTCGGGGCAATCACAAAGAGAGCACGAAGTCACAAGTCACAAGTCACAGACGGACAGCATCTCgcctctcctccgcctcctcctcctcctcctctctctctctctctctgcggtgATTCCTCTCTTCCTTATAACCACCGCTTTCGGAGCCGACACACGCGATGGTACCCTCTGTCGAACGGGCTGCTTGCCTATGAGTGGCTGCTGGTCGCACGGGAGAGGACGAGGAGGTTCGGATCTGGTGCTTCGCTGCAGACGCTGCCGGGAGTGCTGAGGTCATCCATGAAAGGCCGGCGGAGAGCAGGCGGAGGGAGGGCCTGGGCGAGGGGCTCCTCCGCTTCGTCCTCGTGGTTTGCCCTGGTCGCCTTCCTCTGCTGCCCCCTCTTTGCCACCGTCGCCTTCTCCACCTTCCGAATCTTCGGAG TGTCGTTCCGCCCGGTGCTGCTGCCGACATGGCAGACTTCGGTCATCAACGCTGTCGCCACCGATCACTCCTTCCTCCGGCGAGAGTCCATATCCGCCACGGCCACGGCCACGGCCACCATCGCCGCAAAGCGTGGCAGTAACAACCCTTCTTCCATCCGTATCCAAGAAGCCATCTCCTTCCCGGACCAAGTCCTCGTCTTCCTCCAATTCTCCAGCTCCCTCCCAAGATTAGACCTTGTTTGCCTCTACTATCCCCCGAGCAatcccaccacctcctcctcttcccccgTTGCTGACCTCCGGCTCCCGGCCATCATCCCCTCCTTTCCAACTTCCTTCATCCGCTGCCCCCTTGCGCCTCGCGGCTTCTCTATCTCCCTTTCGCCTGATCTCCCCCTGCTCAAACCCCGGCCTTGGGACCATCTCACCTACGCCGCCTTTCTCGACCCCCACGACAACTCCACTGTTGTCTTTGCAAAAGGCTTCAACCTCCGTCCTGCCCGCCTCTCCGACCCTTCTCGCTACGTGTGCGTCTTTGGCTGGAACTTTGCCAAGCCCAAGTACCTTCTGACCTCCCCTGCCCTCACTGCAGCCCAGGAAATCATCCGCTGCAACACCCCACCCAGCGTCCTTCTTCGTTTCCGCAGCCAATCTGAACCCAATCCTCCCCTTGTATCAGTCAAGACCAAGGGCCGTGGTGCCATCACCCTCCCGTCCGTTGCCCGCCCTGAGACCCTCCGGTTAAGCAGCAGGAAGAACCGGCACACCATGTGCGTGTGCACAATGATGCGCAACCAAGCCAGGTTCCTCCCGGAATGGATCATCTACCACTCACTCATTGGGGTCGAGCGGTGGTTCATCTACGATAACGACAGTGATGATGACATTGAGCAAGTGATTGAATCACTCGGCATGTCCAATTACGTTGTCAGTCGCCATTTGTGGCCCTGGGTGAAGACTCAGGAAGCAGGTTTTGCACATTGTGCGCTTCGCGCCAGAGGTTATTGCGAGTGGGTGGGATTCATTGATGTCGATGAATTCTTATACCTACCAACCAATTTCACGCTTCATGATGTCCTCCAGAACTACTCGAGTATGCCTTGGATTGGAGAGCTCAGAACAGCTTGCTACAGTTTTGGACCTTCGGGAAGAAAGACAAAACCGCCGGAGGGTGTCATGGTGGGATACACATGTAGGCTGGGTGCACCTGAACGGCACAAGTCTATTGTTCGTCCAGAGGTACTGAATCCTTCTCTCATCAATGTCGTGCACCATTTCCATTTGAAAGAAGGGATGAGGTATGTGAACATGGAGAAGGGACTTATAGTGATCAACCATTACAAGTATCAAGTGTGGGAAGTGTTCAAGGAGAAGTTTTACCGGAGGGTGGCGACCTACGTTGCCGATTGGCAAAATGAGGAGAATGTGGGGTCGAAGGACCGGGCACCAGGGCTGGGAACAAAGGCAGTGGAACCATCAGATTGGTCAAGCAGATTCTGCGAGGTTAACGATACAGGGCTTAGGGATTGGGTTTCTATCGCCTTCATTGACCCACAAACTGGCCTTCTCCCATGGCAGAAGGGCAGGAATTTAATTTGA